From the Sylvia atricapilla isolate bSylAtr1 chromosome 12, bSylAtr1.pri, whole genome shotgun sequence genome, the window TGCATGATCCTCAGGCCCACTGTACAGTGCAGAGGTCCCTTTTCCCACTACACAGGGCAGCCAGACGGCACCACCTCAGCCCCATTTCACAGCATGTAGAATCCTGGAACAgtctgggttggaaaagacctgaaAAATTACCTTGTCCAAACCCTTGCCatagacagggacaccttccagcagaccaggatgctccaagccctgtccaacctggccttgaacacttccaggaataggACAGGCACTTtttctggacaacctgtgccagggcctcaccaccctcacagggaagaatttgttcctaatacctaatctaaccctgccctctgccaatttaaatccattcccccttgtcttgGCACTCCATGGGTGTGCTGCTCCACACTCCTTgtcaaaagtccctctccagctctcttgtatTCCCTTTAGATACTGGAACACCACAATTAGGCCACCCCCAAGCCTTTtctcttccaggctgaacagcctcagctctttccctcagcccttccctgtAGAaaaggtgctccatccctcttatcatctttgtggcctcctttGGACTTGCTCGAATAGGTCGacatccttcctgtgctggggtccCAAAGGTGGACGCAgggctgcaggtggggtctcagcagagcagaccAGAGGGGCAGACTCCCCTCGCTTTACCTGATGCCTACGCTGCCggtgatgcagcccaggacatggcTGGTTCCTGCGCTGCGAGCGCACATGGCCGGAGCACGTCCAGCCTCTCACTGGCCACATCATTCGTGCCCTGTAGCACAGTGTACGCCACTAGCAACCCCCCGGCCCAATCCCTGAAGGCACAAGGTGTCCCCAACCCATGGGTGAAGGCACcgggtgtccccagcccgtgGTTAAGGCACAGGCTCCCCCCGGCCCCGTCTCTCGGGGCTCCCCGGTGCCTACGCGCCCTCCACGGCGGCGCCTCAAGGGCAGGCGGGGGGCGCCGGGCTGGGCCGCAGCCAATCAGAGGGCGAGGatccccctccccagccaaTCGGAGCGCGGTCCGTCCCCCCGGCAACCCCCTTCCCCAGCGCGGCGTCACCCGCCGCAGCACGGGGAGATCCGCTTCCCGCAGCCTCCCCCCACCGCCACCTCGGAGCGGGGCTCAGCCGCGGGAAAACCCCTCCGCCGACACCGGCGGGCGGCCCCAGGGGCCGAGCCACCTCTCAGCCCTCACCTggcgcgggaggcggcggcggcgaggcGCGGGGCGGCGAGGAGCCGGCGGCTGTGCAGGAGCGCCATGGCGTCAGCGGCagtggcggcggcggcggcggcgggcggacACTTCTCACCACGGGCGCCGGCTGAGCGCTCCGCCCCGCGCATGCGCCGCACCGCGCCGGGCACTGCCGGCGCTGCCCCCTGGTGGCCGCTACGGGTCAGTGCagccgcgccgcccgcccgctcGGTCCGCGACGGTGCCGGGCTGTACCGGGCTGTACCGGGCTGTACcgggctctgctgggctctgctgggctctaCTGGGCggtgctgggctgctctgggcggtgctgggctgtgctgagctgtacTAGGCGGTGCTGGGATATTCAGGACTCGACTGGGATGTAGTGGACCATGCTAGAGTGTACAGGGTCATCTTGTACCAGCCATACTGGCTGTACTGGGCTGTCCTACACCATACTGGGCTATAGTAGGCTGTACTGGGATATGGAGGACTCAATTAGGATGTGCTGGACCATCTTTTACCAGGCTGTACTTGGTCATACTGGGACATACAGGACGGTACTGCACCATACTAGGCTGTACAGCATTGTACTTGAGCTGTATAGGATTGCACTGCACCATATGGGGCCATACAAGTCTTCACAGGGCAGTCTTGGGCCACAGTGAGCTATACAGGATTGTAGCACACCACATGGGACTCTCCAGGGATATACAGAGCTCTACTTGGCGATACGGAGCTGTACAGGACTGTGCAGGGCTGCACTGGGCCATGCTGGGGTGTATGGGGCTGTACTTGGTTGTCCTGTGCCATTCTGAGGTGTACAGGGCCATGTGGAACTGTAAAGGTCTGTAGTGGCTGTGCTTAGCCATGTAGGAGTGTATAACACCACACAGGTCTGTACAGTGTGGTACTGGATCATACTGAAATGTACTGAGCCACAGAGGGATGTACAGGGCTATATTGGGCCATACTGGGCTGTGTGGGACTGAACTGGGTCATAATGGGCTGTACAGGGTTGTACTGGGCTCTACATGCTCAGAAGGGGCTGCACTGCACCATACTGGGCCATGCAGGCCTCAACTGGGCCACACTGGGTAGTACAGGACTGGGAAATGTTGCACTGGGACTCCGCCAGCATCGTCACCCTGGGACTGGTTTCCAAAACTGGGAGCGGGAGAAACAACCCTTGGGATGTTCCAGAGACTTTGGCAGGGTCTGGGAGGGGCGACTGGGAGGTACAGTGTCCCCATCCAGCCTACCTGCACTGTCCTCCCCAGGGATTTTCAATGACCCTCATTCCATCCCAAATGCTCCATCTCTCTTCCCCACCCAGCAGCCACATCCTCTGTGGGATCAGACTGTAGGGATGTCCCCCTCCTCCCTGTCACCCCACAGCCCACCATGGGATGGAGAAATAGGGGCTCCAGTCTAGCAGTACTTGAATTTATTAGTAAACTGTTCTTTGGTAAATGATAAAAACTCAAGAGActgaaggaatgaaaacaaCACCCCcgcaaagaaaaaaaaatcatatagtTAAACAAACCAGGCagatgggaaaaataaattccccCCCAAATGGGATTTTAGCAACCTACAGCAAACCCAAGAGCTGTTGGGGGAGCTCTGCAGTGATGGGGGCTCCCCCTTGTGCTTGTTTTAGGGGAGGAGGAGCGTGGGCTGTGTGTATGGGGGTCCTACATGGGAGGCTCATTGCAGAGCACCATCTCCAGTTCCTTGCGGTAGAGTTTGCCCCCGTCGGAGAGGTTCATGATGCTCTTCCTGTAGTTGGTGAGCTGCTGGATGTTCATCTCCTGCAAGGCATGGGGAGCAGAGAAGGTGAATATCCCCTTTTTCCCTGGGGAATACCCCCCAGCTGAGATTACACTCCCCTCATCTCCAGTGCAGCTTCCCATGAGGATGCAGGGTCAGCACTCagaccagcagctcctggtcccCATGGAACATGGACATGGAAagatgctgctgggagaggggagaaggaaCTGGAGGGGCTTGGGGGTTGGCACTCAAGCTCTGCCCCCACTTACTTTCTTGTTCTTCTCATACAGATCTTTCAAAAGTGCATCCAGCTCGTTCTCATCAATGAAGCCATTTCCATCCTGGATAGTGTGGGAGGGACATCAACAGCAGAAGGACACAAGCTCCTCAATTCCCTCTTGGACATGGGCACCCCCAGaccctcacccagcacagccaaaggTAAACCCAGTTCTCCCACCCCAGAGCACGGAATTGCCCCCACCAAACCCATatgatttggggttgttttttggcAAGTTATATTTATTTGGGGTGGTTTCCCATGAGCCAGCTCCCTACCTTGTCGTAGAAGGCAAAGATGGCATTGAACTCGTCCGAGGACAGCTTCATTCCCTGGAAAGTGACAAGGGACACCAAGGTATGAGAGAGAGAGGTTAGAGGTACAAGCAATGGGAATGGGTTGCTTTTGCTGTTATTATTAGCAGTAGGGAGTATATTATGTTACCTGAAACTTCAGAAGAAAGTTTTCTTGCACAGGCAAaagtctgaaaaacaagaagGGCAGGGAAGAGCGGGAAGCAGCCAGAAAAAGACACTTTCTTAAATCACAGTGATGTTTTGCTCAGAAACATGAGTaaattaaagaggaaaacagtTTTCCCTGGAAGCTGGAGCAGACTCTTCCGAAATACGAGCATTTCAGGTgtctttccttccccagctcttccttctcGCTGCCCATGACCTTACCGGGACATCTCGGAGAGGCCCAGCTTCCCATCACCGTTCATGTCGAACATCCGCAGCTGTTGGGATACAAACAGGGCCCTGTCACCCatcacctcctcctcccctgcatGCCACCCCCCTGGGGTGCTGAGACCCCTGGTGAGGGCACAGTGCCCCAGGTGCCACTTACAATGGTCTGTGTGTATTCCTGCAATTTGGGCTCATCGTAGGGCCGGTTCGCCTTCTTCAGCAGGTCCGACAAGAAGCCCTAGGAGGAGAGGGTTTTGCTCATtatccccatccccagctgtcccagcagggATGTCCCACTGGCAGGGACCCAGCCCAGCTCACCCTATGCCCACAGCCCACCTTGAGCTCGTTGGCTTCGATGTAGCCACTGCGATCCGTGTCGTACCTGCGCCAAGCCTGTGGAGGGACTGCCATCAGCCTTTGCAGGGGCTCGTGTCCCCCACTCCCCCctgatgtgtgtgtgtccccataAACCCCCACTGAGTGTCCCCCACCACCCTAAAGGAGCTCCCACTGGTGTCACCTGCTCTCCCATGGGGCTTTTGTTCAGCCCCACACGAAGAGTTCAAACGCCTTTATCCTCATGTGAGTATGCAAGACCAggctttaatatttaataacatttaattGCTTTCTCAAATTTAACAATAGTGCCTGCTTAACCCCCCTTCCCTTGTTACAGGCTGCTCTTCTTTCAGCCTTCTCCTCCACACAGGGTTCAGTTTCCATGTGAAAGCTCCTTCCTCTATGGGATGCTGCACATTCTCTTCCATCCCCAGCTATGTTTTATTCCCCATCTGCAATTTCTCTCCAACCTGTGTGGGTTCCCCCCATGCAAGGGCCCAGAAAGGTTGTGgggtggcacagagcagtgttGGCTTTGGCACATCCCTTGGGCACTTAGGAGCAACCATGAGGGAAAAtttacaaaaaacccccaaatcatTGCAGCACATCTTGCCTGGAGGCTGGAATGGGGCACCCAGCTGCGCTGAGAAGCATCCAAGGGGTGCTGACAACTGGGAAAACTCACCACACTCCTGCTCTTCCCTAAACCACCACTGCCTCCCAGAGTTAATGTCAAGAGTTTGGGGGAGACCAGGGAAGGTCTGGGCAGTTCAAGCTCCCAGTTGTTTTCCTATGGAGCTGGATTGAATTCCTTAGGGATCCctcagcacagcctttcccactCACCTCCATGAACTCTGAACTGGAGCCCACATGCTGGCggaaacacagcagaaaattcTCCTCCGTGGGCAGGATCTGGGCCAGCTGTGGGGAACATAGGCATGGTGGAGTGGTGGAGGGGAAACATGAGCATGGGGGTGGAGCACAAGCAACCCAGGGTTTGTCACGTCCAGCACTGCTCACCTCTGCCATCTCGATTTTGCCATCTGCATTTTTGTCATATTTGTGCATGAACTCCTTCATCTTGTCACCCAAATTGTCCTTCTTTGAGTCCTGCCAGCAAGGAGAGAGGGGATGGGAGTATTTTCTCCATtgcctgtgctggtgttctcctgttttctcccagaggagccccagtCCCACCCCTCAGTGCCCAAAGGAGATGGGGCTGACATGAACGGGAATCTTTGGGCATGAAGGaacaggggaaggagggagcaaaCCCAGGAGATGCTCTTACCACACCCGCTCCCTTTCTTGccctttccagctcctggaagaaattttccagctctttgcCTTCAATGTAGCCATttcctggggaaggaaaaaaatgcaataagaCTTTCACAGTGTCAGAGCACGGGAGGAGAGGGATGCTCCCAGGGGACATGGTGCTTGTTCCCTCTGCACCAGGACGTGGCTCCAAGGCAACTGTGGCAGCAAGGAAAACACCAGCCAATGTTGGTGGTGAGTGTCACACACACTGGTGATGCCCAAATTTGCCCAGATGACACACAGCCCTGAACTTGTCCCTTGCACTCATTTGTACTGCACAGGGGACTTTGTTCATCTTGGtctttgctgcattttctgtatCTGATGCTTAAATCAGATTCCTTAAACAAAGACACCCCATCCCATGAAAGCATCTCCCAGTCAGGACTGTCTCCTCTCAACCCCCTGGGGGGGGCCACAAGGACAAATGGGCAGCAGAGGCAAGGCACCCACACATCCTGGGCGCAGGATCAGCCCCAGGAAGGGGTGACCCCACTGCCAATCTCCTGCCTGGCCAGGAGCTCCAAAAGATCCCTGTCCAGTGTACCTCAAACCTCTCACTGCTGGTATCTGTGCTGAGATGTGGTTCCTCTGGAGCCCGGGGTatccacagccctgccctgcctaTGAGATGCTCGATGGCTCAGCCAAACATGGCTCCCATAGTGCTGGCCTTTGGTGGCTTTGGGGggtggctgctgtgcctggaaGCAGCAGGGTCACATCACGGCTGAATGAGCAGTGAAGACACTGGCTCCATGGTGCTGTCAGGCaaggtgtcacctccctgccagAAATCCTCCCTTCCAAGAACATCTGGACACAACAGAGGGATGTTGCCCTTTCCTCTGAAATGCCTGGCTGAGGGATAGCCAAAGCTCTTTCTTGTGAACATTTCACCCAGGACTGCTCCTCCTGAGCCTTGGaccacagctccctgctctgcaccaccTTCAGCATTATCACCTGCAGGCTCCCGGCAGCATCTGCTCCCCACTGcaacacagcagctgggaataACCCATCCACATCCCAGCTCCAAGCACTGGGGAAGTCCCAGAGTACCTTCCTCTTTGGTGACCACATTCCAATGGATGAGCAGCATCCTTCCCAGGAGGGGATGAGGGGCTTGGGTGATATTGGGGTGCTGGCATGAGCCACTGAGGTACTTGGCTTTGAACTGCTCTTCCCAGgggctttgcttttcttgggTGCAGGAGAACCTCAAGCGGCTTTGAATtcagttggggaaa encodes:
- the CALB2 gene encoding calretinin, whose amino-acid sequence is MAGPQQAPHLHLAELTASQFLDIWRHFDADGNGYIEGKELENFFQELERARKGAGVDSKKDNLGDKMKEFMHKYDKNADGKIEMAELAQILPTEENFLLCFRQHVGSSSEFMEAWRRYDTDRSGYIEANELKGFLSDLLKKANRPYDEPKLQEYTQTILRMFDMNGDGKLGLSEMSRLLPVQENFLLKFQGMKLSSDEFNAIFAFYDKDGNGFIDENELDALLKDLYEKNKKEMNIQQLTNYRKSIMNLSDGGKLYRKELEMVLCNEPPM